One window from the genome of Salvia miltiorrhiza cultivar Shanhuang (shh) chromosome 7, IMPLAD_Smil_shh, whole genome shotgun sequence encodes:
- the LOC130996230 gene encoding protein indeterminate-domain 5, chloroplastic-like produces MAASSSSAFLSLRDENDKQQQQPAAAAAAPSNKRRRNQPGNPNPDAEVIALSPKTLMATNRFVCEVCNKGFQREQNLQLHRRGHNLPWKLRQKSTKEVKRKVYLCPEPSCVHHDPARALGDLTGIKKHYSRKHGEKKYKCEKCSKKYAVHSDWKAHSKTCGTREYRCDCGTLFSRRDSFITHRAFCDALAQESARNLNPPSLSSIGSHLLGLSQQDQINNGGLSSHDILRLGRPGPQYETLVSPGGFRPSPRALFLQPNHDDDHQDQASHAMLPNKSSLQGLMQLPQLHMNNAANTSSNASAGLFNLSFFPGNNNNASAMDSAAGEDSTLFSSGNLMSIAIPSLYSTSHAMQTPSGGGGQMSATALLQKAAQMGSTTSNAGASSSLLKGFGKSPDHHGFYGGNNNNNNNSGNHLHDLMNSIAAAGGSSAASIFEQAEMGEYRGFHGGNGNGSSNQQSGFSSLEQAGRLTRDFLGVGEIVRSVREQQQSGMDHLSSMDSQGKTTSHSHTQPFGGGTFQ; encoded by the exons ATGGCAGCTTCTTCTTCATCAGCTTTCCTTTCATTAAGAGATGAAAACgacaagcagcagcagcagccggcggcagcagcagcggcacctTCAAACAAGAGGCGGCGGAACCAGCCAGGAAATCCAA ATCCGGACGCGGAAGTAATCGCGCTATCGCCCAAGACCCTAATGGCGACGAACCGGTTCGTGTGCGAGGTGTGCAACAAAGGGTTCCAAAGGGAGCAGAATCTGCAGCTGCACCGGCGAGGGCACAATCTGCCGTGGAAGCTGCGGCAGAAGAGCACGAAGGAGGTGAAACGGAAGGTGTACCTGTGCCCGGAGCCGAGCTGCGTGCACCACGACCCGGCGCGGGCCCTCGGCGACCTCACCGGAATCAAGAAGCACTACTCCAGAAAACACGGCGAGAAGAAATACAAGTGTGAGAAATGCTCCAAGAAATACGCCGTGCATTCCGACTGGAAAGCCCATTCCAAGACGTGCGGCACCCGCGAGTACAGATGCGACTGCGGCACCCTTTTCTCCAG ACGTGACAGTTTCATCACTCACCGAGCCTTCTGCGACGCGCTGGCTCAGGAGAGCGCGCGAAACCTGAACCCGCCGTCCCTGAGCAGCATCGGCAGCCACCTATTAGGGCTCTCCCAGCAAGATCAGATCAACAATGGAGGTCTATCAAGTCATGACATACTCAGATTGGGCAGGCCCGGCCCGCAATACGAAACCCTAGTCAGCCCGGGAGGGTTCCGGCCTTCGCCCCGGGCCCTATTCCTCCAACCGAATCACGACGATGATCATCAAGATCAAGCTTCTCATGCCATGCTGCCCAACAAATCATCACTGCAAGGCCTTATGCAGCTCCCTCAGCTCCACATGAACAACGCCGCCAACACCTCGTCCAACGCCTCCGCCGGCCTCTTCAACCTCAGCTTCTTCCCCGGGAACAACAACAACGCCTCCGCCATGGACTCCGCTGCCGGAGAAGACTCCACCCTCTTCTCATCAG GTAACCTCATGAGCATTGCGATCCCATCGCTGTACAGCACCTCGCACGCCATGCAAACCCCCAGCGGCGGCGGAGGGCAAATGTCCGCGACGGCGCTTCTGCAGAAGGCTGCGCAGATGGGCTCCACCACCAGCAACGCAGGCGCGTCGTCGTCCCTGCTGAAGGGGTTCGGGAAGTCCCCCGACCACCACGGATTCTATGGaggaaacaacaacaacaataacaacagcGGAAACCATCTGCACGACTTGATGAACTCCATAGCTGCCGCGGGAGGCAGCTCCGCGGCGTCCATATTCGAGCAGGCGGAGATGGGCGAGTACAGAGGGTTCCACGGCGGCAACGGCAACGGCAGCAGCAATCAGCAGAGTGGATTCAGCAGCTTGGAGCAAGCGGGGAGGCTGACGAGGGATTTTCTTGGAGTGGGAGAGATTGTGAGAAGTGTGAGAGAGCAGCAGCAAAGTGGGATGGATCATCTCAGCTCTATGGATTCGCAGGGAAAAACGACGTCGCATTCGCATACCCAACCTTTTGGTGGGGGGACTTTTCAGTGA